One Spirochaetota bacterium genomic window, CCTGTCAATTCCAACCGCATCGCACCTCGCGCTTCGCTGCGGCGATACCGCCCGCCCTCGACGTTCACGTAAGCCCTACCGCGTTTTCCCGCGAGCAGCAGCAATTTGTCCGAATTCGTCGATACATTTTCTGCACATAAGACATTGAACACGGAAAATATTAAGATTATACCGAGAGTGTAAATATGAAATACTGTATATATTCCACGCCGCATATCGCAATAACATCTATCCCCGCCAACTACTACTTTATTTTATTTTAAATATTTTCCCGGCACCCCCCTTTTGAAGGCGTGCGCCAAGGATGGCGCAGCTGGCGGTGGCCATGAATGGCCAAAGCCGCTACAGAAAGGGGTCGGGGGTTAGGGGTTATTTTTTTCTCTTCTTTCAATATACTTTTCGAACGCCGCCTTGCCCTCTTCGCGCCAGTACTGATCATAATACTTCCATTTACCCCAGCCGCCCTTCACTTTCCAATCATTCCACTTCCCCGCATGTTCATGGAAATGTCCGTGCTGTGGCCCCATCGGCGGGCATGGCGGCATGGGCGGGTGCGGACGATGATGCTTCATGTGCGGAATGAACGGGGCGATCAGTATCTTCGCAAGGACGATGAGCCCGACGGTCTGCAGATACGTGAGCGTCTTCAACCCGAACACGGGGGGCATGAGCCAGTTCCAAAGCAGCATGACGACATAGCCGAAGATGAAGGCCAATGCCGTAACGCCGATTATCCCGCCCACGACGGCGCCGACGATCTTCAGCGGATGCCACGAATGCCGCGGAGGAGCGCAGTCCATCACCACCTCGGCACGGACCTCGCTCCCTTCTTTTTTTCTTCGTTCCATGGGGAACCTCCTTTTTATGCTACGCGATATCAGCAAGTTTCTTTTTCAGCATCTTTGCAGCGCGATGTTTACGCGAAAGCAGCGTATTGAGCGGCTCGCTCCATTCCTCCGAAAGCTCGGCGAAGGACCGTCCTTCTACTTCGGTGGCCACCCACACGCTCCGGTACGGCGGCGCAAGCGAATCGACGGCATCGGCAAGGCGGCGCGCAAGCTCTTTCTTCTCCATCGCCGTATGCGCCTCGTACTGCATGTCACCGAGCATGTCTCCCAGGGTAACACCGTCATCATTCACCGATGACTCCATCGACACCGACGGCTTTCTCCCGCGCCGGCGGTCGATGATGCGGTTCTCAATGGCTCGCCTCACGTACCCGGCGAGATTCTCAATG contains:
- a CDS encoding RNA polymerase sigma factor — its product is MKRQDQGIAEFFEQQRSRLLHYIRLKAASIPEFDPEDILQDVMLSLIGRDGSVSAIENLAGYVRRAIENRIIDRRRGRKPSVSMESSVNDDGVTLGDMLGDMQYEAHTAMEKKELARRLADAVDSLAPPYRSVWVATEVEGRSFAELSEEWSEPLNTLLSRKHRAAKMLKKKLADIA